One Exiguobacterium sp. BMC-KP genomic window, TAAGAGAAGTGCAGCAATTCTGGATCATTAACGAATAAGACGAACGTTGGTGGTCGTGACGCGACTTGAGTCGCGTAGTTAATCCGAAGACGAACCCCTTTATCTGTCGGCGCTGGGTTCATCGCGACAGCGTCAACGATGACATCGTTCAAGACACTTGTCTGAATCCGTTGCGCATGACTGTGCGCAGCTTGTTGAATGACTGGTAATAAAGTCTGCAAGCGACGTTTTGTTTTCGCCGAAACGAAGACGATAGGTGCATAGTCAAGGAAACGGAATTCTTCACGAATTTCTTCTTCCATTTTCTTCATCGTCTTATCATCTTTTTCGACAGCGTCCCATTTGTTGACGACGATGACGATCGCACGTCCTGCTTCATGCGCATATCCTGCTACTTTTTTATCTTGCTCGATGATACCTTCTTCACCATCAAGAACGACACAGACGACATCCGCCCGCTCGATTGCTTTTTGTGCACGCATGACACTAAAACGTTCCGTCGATTCATAGACTTTTCCACGTTTTCGCATCCCTGCCGTATCAATGATGACGTATTCTTGTTCATCTCGCGAAAACGGTGTATCGATGGCATCACGTGTCGTACCAGCGATGCTCGAGACGATGACACGTTCTTCACCAAGAATCGAATTCGTCATACTTGATTTCCCAACGTTTGGGCGACCAATCAAGGCAAACTTAATCGTACCTTCATCGTATTCCAACTCTTCTTTATCTGGTGCAAGTTCAAGGACGCGGTCAAGTAAGTCACCAAGACCAAGACCATGCGTACCAGAAATCGGGAACAAGTCTCCGAATCCAAGTGAGTAGAATTCATACATTAAATCACGCATTTCAAAATTATCTACTTTGTTAACAGCTACGACGACTGGTTTGTTCG contains:
- the der gene encoding ribosome biogenesis GTPase Der, whose product is MAIPVVAIVGRPNIGKSTIFNRVIGDRVSIVEDKPGVTRDRIYGTGEWLNRHFHLIDTGGIEVGDEPLLQMMRHQAELAIDEADVIIFMVNGREGITAADEEVANMLFRSNKPVVVAVNKVDNFEMRDLMYEFYSLGFGDLFPISGTHGLGLGDLLDRVLELAPDKEELEYDEGTIKFALIGRPNVGKSSMTNSILGEERVIVSSIAGTTRDAIDTPFSRDEQEYVIIDTAGMRKRGKVYESTERFSVMRAQKAIERADVVCVVLDGEEGIIEQDKKVAGYAHEAGRAIVIVVNKWDAVEKDDKTMKKMEEEIREEFRFLDYAPIVFVSAKTKRRLQTLLPVIQQAAHSHAQRIQTSVLNDVIVDAVAMNPAPTDKGVRLRINYATQVASRPPTFVLFVNDPELLHFSYKRYLENRIREAFDFTGTPIRILARQKQ